In a single window of the Terriglobus roseus genome:
- a CDS encoding VOC family protein has protein sequence MKRPAFLVLKTILFCCALPLTAQVTRPAITGVAFARFYTAEAGASQHVYGSVLGLSQLKAGKATIYPVNSLQWIETVPLPEGMKSRMEAVGFTTRDVAALQRFVKSKGVVVEEPLRNGIFAVRDPEGNQVWFVQAGANKRVANTKPAPRAVSQRLIHVGYVVKDEARETAFYQDLLGFRPYWHGGRNNVRSWVSLQVPDGTDWVEFMLNIPADASLKSIGVNDHVSLGTKDMAQVEAALRANGCSDAECGKSQVGLDGKVQMNLYDPDLSRVEMMEFEPRETPCCSPILGKSPTAVESR, from the coding sequence ATGAAACGCCCTGCCTTTCTTGTGCTGAAAACGATCCTGTTCTGTTGTGCGCTGCCGTTGACGGCGCAGGTGACTCGTCCTGCGATCACTGGCGTTGCCTTTGCACGCTTCTACACAGCAGAGGCCGGTGCGTCTCAGCATGTTTATGGCAGCGTACTTGGACTTTCCCAACTAAAGGCCGGGAAGGCCACTATCTATCCAGTGAATTCTCTTCAGTGGATCGAGACGGTACCCCTGCCGGAAGGGATGAAATCACGCATGGAGGCCGTTGGATTCACCACGCGTGATGTTGCCGCCTTACAACGTTTCGTTAAGTCCAAGGGTGTCGTCGTCGAAGAGCCCTTACGGAATGGCATCTTCGCTGTGCGTGATCCGGAGGGCAACCAGGTCTGGTTCGTGCAGGCCGGGGCAAACAAGCGTGTGGCGAATACGAAGCCCGCGCCGCGTGCCGTCTCACAACGGCTGATCCACGTTGGCTATGTGGTGAAGGATGAGGCGAGAGAGACAGCTTTCTATCAGGACCTGCTGGGTTTTCGTCCGTACTGGCATGGAGGCCGAAACAACGTCAGAAGCTGGGTAAGTTTGCAGGTGCCAGACGGAACGGACTGGGTTGAATTCATGCTGAACATTCCCGCTGATGCCAGCCTCAAGTCGATCGGTGTCAACGATCATGTCTCGCTGGGCACGAAAGACATGGCGCAGGTGGAAGCCGCGCTGAGGGCCAACGGCTGCAGTGACGCCGAGTGCGGTAAGTCGCAGGTGGGTCTGGACGGTAAGGTGCAGATGAACCTGTACGATCCCGACTTATCGCGCGTGGAGATGATGGAATTTGAGCCGCGCGAAACACCATGCTGCTCACCTATCTTGGGCAAGTCTCCGACGGCTGTTGAAAGTAGATAG
- a CDS encoding glycerophosphodiester phosphodiesterase family protein, giving the protein MNVRIAFSTVGIAAVLLTAPLPGQTGASTPTVTNAAVVPNPWTQLMTKAAAHAHAHGAPTPLLSPVDHSVVRMKSTPADAPLVPVADLQAKGIRVVPWTTNDPEAMRAVIRTGVDGLISDRPDLLQKVLAEERAARPEDAKLKRFVVSAHRGGRGLRPENTLPSFESGLDQLSTELETDTGVSTDHVSLIWHDQFFNPQACRKADGSEYTIANRIYLRDISSTEAQKTFICDKLHFGADQKNDPSLSPVTVAFSAKEGRPSIYSPTYVAELFRFVRFYVEYYSVGPGKGTPHAEERAANARTVRFNIETKVLPDRLPPAVAGAQDPKVPAEMYKNQTLPPQAFVDALAGIILKERMEGRAAVQSFDFRTLQLIEEQQPKIQTFYLTDNYKLLSSDFVPAGLRLN; this is encoded by the coding sequence ATGAACGTACGAATCGCTTTCTCCACCGTTGGAATTGCCGCTGTGCTGCTCACGGCACCACTTCCAGGCCAGACCGGCGCATCTACACCAACTGTGACGAACGCAGCGGTTGTACCCAACCCATGGACGCAATTGATGACGAAGGCGGCGGCGCATGCCCATGCGCACGGCGCACCGACGCCGCTCCTGAGCCCGGTAGACCACAGCGTGGTACGGATGAAGAGCACGCCGGCCGATGCCCCGCTGGTACCGGTTGCCGATCTGCAGGCGAAGGGCATCCGCGTAGTGCCATGGACGACAAACGATCCCGAGGCGATGCGCGCGGTGATCCGCACCGGTGTCGATGGCCTGATCAGCGACCGTCCGGACCTGTTGCAGAAAGTGCTCGCCGAAGAGCGCGCAGCGCGGCCCGAGGATGCGAAGCTGAAGCGCTTTGTTGTGAGCGCGCACCGTGGCGGACGCGGCCTGCGCCCTGAAAACACACTGCCTTCGTTTGAGAGCGGCCTGGATCAGCTCTCCACGGAACTGGAAACGGACACCGGTGTCTCAACGGATCATGTATCACTCATCTGGCACGACCAGTTCTTCAATCCACAGGCGTGCCGCAAGGCTGACGGCAGTGAGTACACAATTGCAAACCGTATCTATCTGCGCGATATCTCTTCGACCGAGGCGCAGAAGACGTTCATCTGTGACAAGCTGCACTTCGGTGCTGACCAGAAGAACGATCCGTCGTTGTCACCGGTGACGGTTGCTTTTTCAGCCAAAGAAGGTCGCCCCAGCATCTATTCGCCGACCTATGTTGCGGAGCTGTTCCGGTTTGTCCGCTTCTATGTCGAGTACTACTCCGTAGGACCGGGCAAGGGAACACCGCACGCGGAAGAGCGCGCCGCGAATGCGCGGACCGTACGCTTCAATATTGAAACGAAGGTCTTGCCGGATCGTCTGCCGCCTGCAGTCGCCGGGGCCCAGGATCCCAAGGTTCCTGCAGAGATGTACAAGAACCAGACTTTGCCACCGCAGGCCTTTGTTGATGCGCTGGCAGGCATCATCCTGAAGGAACGCATGGAAGGCCGCGCAGCGGTGCAGAGCTTTGACTTCCGTACACTGCAGCTGATTGAAGAGCAGCAACCGAAGATACAGACCTTCTACCTGACAGATAACTACAAATTGCTGTCGAGTGACTTTGTGCCTGCCGGGTTGCGCTTGAATTAA